The window GCCAGAGGCGCGGACTTCCAGAAGGATGCGCCCGGCGCATTCGGCAAGGTGGGCGGCGAGTTCGGCGTCGGTCATAGGTGTGGCACTCACTTCAGCGGAAGGATCTGGCCGATGATGTAATCGGCGGCTTCTTCGGGCGTCATTTCCACCGTGTTGACGGTGATTTCCGGCTTTTGCGGAGGCTCATACGGGCTGTCGATCCCGGTGAAGTTCTTCAGCTCTCCGGCGCGCGCCTTTTTGTATAGGCCCTTTACGTCCCGCTCTTCGGCAACTTCCAGCGGAGTGTCGACGAAGATCTCGATGAACTCGTGATCCTCCAGCATGTCGCGCACCATTTGCCGTTCCGCGCGGAAGGGCGAGATGAAGGCGGTGAGCACGATCAGGCCCGCATCGGTCATCAGCTTCGCCACTTCGCCGATGCGGCGGATGTTCTCGATCCGGTCGGCCTCGGTAAAGCCCAAATCCTTGTTCAGGCCGTGGCGGACATTGTCGCCGTCGAGCAGGAAGGTGTGGCGGTTCATCAGCGCCAGCTTCTTCTCGACTTCATTGGCGATGGTCGACTTGCCGCTTCCCGAAAGCCCGGTGAACCAGAGCACGCGCGGCGTCTGGTTCTTCATGCCCGCATGATGCTCGCGGCTGATGTCGGTCGCCTGCCAATGCACGTTCTGGCTGCGCCGCAGGCTGAAGTTGAGCATGCCCGCACCAACGGTCGCATTGGTGATCTTGTCGATCAGGATGAAGCCGCCCAGCGTACGGCTGTCGGCATAGGGCTCGAACACGATGTTCTTGTCGGCATAGACTTCCGCCACGCCGATATCGTTGAGGCTGAGCGTCTTTGCCGCCATGTGATCCATCGTGTTGACGTCCACACGATACTTGGGCTGCTGCACCGTGGCTGAAACTGTCTGCGTGCCGATCTTCAGCCAATAGCTGCGCCCGACATGCAGGTCTTCATCGTTAAGCCACACTAGCGTCGCTTCGAACTGGTCGGCTGTTTCGGGTGGATTGTCCGCCACGCACAGCACGTCGCCACGCGAACAGTCGATCTCGTCTTCCAGCGTGATGGTGACCGACTGGCCGGCCACGGCCTCGTCCAGCTCGCCATCATAAGTGACGATCGATTTTACGGTGCAGGTCTTGCCCGATGGTAGCGCGCGCACCGCATCGCCCGGCTTGACGGAGCCCGTGGCGATCAGGCCAGAGAACCCGCGGAAGTCGAGATTGGGGCGATTGACCCACTGCACCGGCATGCGGAAAGGCTTTTCCGCCGCCACTTCCGACAGGACTTCGACGCTTTCGAGGTGGTCGACAAGGCTCGGCCCGTCGTACCACGGCGTCTTGTCGCTCGGCGCCGAGGTGATGTTGTCGCCCTTGAAGCCCGAAATGGGCAGCGCGGTGAAACTCTCGATGCCGATTTCCTCGGCAAAGGCGCGATAGTCGGCCACGATGTCGTCGAAGACCTGCTGGTCGTAATCGACCAGGTCCATCTTGTTCACCGCCAGCACGATGTTGCGGATGCCGATCCGGTGGCAGAGGTAGCTGTGCCGCCGCGTCTGAACGAGCACGCCCTTGCGCGCATCGACGAGGATGACCGCAAGGTCGGCGGTGGAGGCGCCGGTCACCATGTTGCGCGTATACTGTTCGTGCCCCGGGCAATCGGCGACGATGAACTTGCGCTTTTCGGTGTTGAAGAAGCGATAGGCGACATCGATGGTGATGCCCTGCTCGCGCTCTGCGGCGAGGCCATCCACCAACAGCGCAAAGTCGATCTCCTGCCCCTGCGTGCCGACCTTCTTGCTGTCGTTGCTCAACGCTTCGAGCTGGTCCTCGAAGATCATCTTGCTGTCGTAGAGCAGGCGGCCGATCAGCGTCGACTTGCCGTCATCCACGCTGCCGCATGTGATGAAGCGCAGCATGGTCTTGTGCTGGTGCGTGTCGAGATAGGCGTCGATATCCTCGGCGATGAGGGCGTCGGTTTGGTAGATCGTGTCTTGCGACATCAGAAATAGCCCTCCTGCTTCTTCTTCTCCATGCCGGCACCGCCCGCATCCTTGTCGATCACGCGGCCCTGCCTTTCGCTGGTGGTGGTGAGCAGCGTTTCCTGAATGACTTCGCTGAGCGTCGAGGCTTCGCTTTCGACTGCGCCCGTCAGCGGAAAACAGCCGAGCGTGCGAAAGCGCACGGACCGGGTGGTGATCTCGGGGCGCTTACCCATGACCTTCTCAAGACGCTCGATATCGTCGGCCATGAACAGGCCGCCTTCATATTCGAAAGTCGGGCGCGGCGCGCTGAAATAGAGCGGTACGATCTCGATATTCTCGAGCTGGATATACTGCCATACATCGAGCTCGGTCCAGTTGGAGATCGGGAAGACGCGGATGCTTTCGCCCTTGCGCTTCTTCGCGTTGTAGAGGTTCCACAGCTCCGGCCGCTGGTTCTTCGGGTCCCAGCCGTGGCTCGCGGTGCGGAAAGAAAAGATGCGCTCCTTCGCGCGGCTCTTTTCCTCGTCGCGGCGGGCACCGCCAAAGGCCGCGTCGAAACCATGCATGGTCAGCGCCTGCTTCAGCCCCTCGGTCTTCCACATGTCGGTGTGCAGCGGGCCGTGATCGAACGGGTTGATGCCGCGTTCCTGTGCCTCGGGGTTCTGGTGCACGATCAGCTCCATGCCCGCTTCTTCGGCAGACCGCTTGCGCAGATCGTACATATCCTTGAACTTCCAGGTCGTATCGACGTGGAGCAGCGGGAAAGGCGGCGGCGAAGGGTAGAAGGCCTTCTTCGCCAGATGCAGCATCACGGCAGAATCCTTGCCGATCGAATACATCATCACTGGCTTGTCGGCTTCGGCAGCGACTTCGCGGATGATGTGAATGGCCTCTGCCTCGAGGCGCTGGAGATGGGTGAGCGGTGCAGTCATGGCGCGGGATGTAGCAAGCTCGCGACAATGTGGACCTCCCAAATGGGAGGTGGTATGACGCGTGCATGCGTATTCCCAATCTGGGCGAGATAGAACTGCTTGTGCCGCTGCATGATGGCATGTTCGAGCAACCGATGTGGCAGACCTTCCTCTCGCGGCTGCAGTCGGCCGCGAATGCAGAGGGAGCGGCGATCATCCTGCAGTCGGGCGGCGATGTGGTGCGGCTCTCAGCCGGCGAGGTGGAGGAGGCAAACGACCTCTCCGAGCTTCGTCCCGGGAGGCCCTATGCGCCCGAGGAACTGGGCGCTCAGCAACATGCGATCCGGCTCACTGGCGAAGGAGGATTGGTGGCAACGCTGGTGGTGCAGCGCGGTGAGGGGGGCACTTCATCGCTGCTTGCGGCGCTGGCCCCGCATTTTGGCGCTGCCCTGCGCGTGCTCTCCGGTCTGGAGCGCGAGCGCGCCCGATCCGCCATGAGCGCGCAGGCCTTTGCCCGGCTCGATTTCGGTTGGATCAGCCTCGATGCGAAGGGGCGCATTGTTGACAGCGACCAGCAGGCCGAGCGGTTGCTGCGCGAAAGTGGGCTATTGGCGCGCGGCGCCTATGACAGGCTCGTCCCCTCCGACCCGGCAGTGGACCGCCAGCTCACTGGGCTGGTGAAGGCCTTTGCCGCGAACCCCAGGGCTCGACCTCGCGCAATCAATCTGAGCCACGATCCGTGGATCGACATTCTGGTATCCCCCCTGCGCCTCGCCGCACTGGCGGGGGGCAAGGATGCCGTAGCCGTGGTTTACCTGCGCGGTGACCGATCTTCCTCCGAAACGCGCGCCGAACAGCTAGTCGACCTCTTCAACCTGACGCCGAGCGAGGCGCGCATGGCGTGGTCCATGGCGCAGGGCCTTTCGATTGCCGAGGCGGCGGAAGAGCACGGCCTGACCATCGAGACCGCGCGCAATTACTCGAAGAAAATCTATGCCAAGACTGGCGCGCGCGGGCAGGTCGACCTTGTTCGCCACGTGCTCACCGGAGTGCTTGCGTTGGCGTGATCTGGCCCTTGCATAGTTTCATCTGAAATGAGAAGCGCAGGCCCAAGGAGAGAATCGCCATGAAAATCGCATTTATCGGTCTTGGAAACATGGGCGGCGGCATGGCCGCGAACCTGGCGAAGGCGGGGCACGATGTGCGCGCTTTCGACCTTAGCGGGGCGGCGCTCGCGGCGGCAAAGGAAAAGGGCTGCGAGACTTTCACATCGGCCAGCGAGGCATGCAAAGGCGTGGATGCCGTGGTCTCCATGCTGCCCAATGGCGAGATCGTGAAAGCAGTCTACACCAGCGACGTGATCGGCCACGCACCGGAAGGTGCAGTGCTGATAGATTGCTCCACCATCGACGTTGCGACCGCGCGCGAAGTGGCCGATGCCGCTTCCGCCGCTGGTTATCCCATGGTCGATGCGCCGGTATCGGGCGGGATCGCGGCAGCCGATGCGGGCACGCTGACTTTCATGGTTGGGGGCAGCGAAGAAGGGTTCAGGGGCGCTGAAGAAGTGCTGAAAGACATGGGCAAGGCGGTGATCCACGCCGGAGATGCGGGTAACGGTCAGGCGGCAAAAATCTGCAACAACATGCTGCTCGCCGTCCAGATGATCGGCACGGCAGAAGCCTTTGCCATGGCGCAAAGGCTCGGCCTGGATCCGCAGACCTTTTACGACATTTCCAGCGTCAGTTCGGGCCAGTGCTGGTCCATGACGAGCTATTGCCCGGTCCCGGGTGTCGGTCCGAAGTCGCCTTCGGATAATGATTATCAGGGCGGGTTCGCGACAGGCCTGATGCTGAAGGATCTGAAGCTCGCCATGGAAGCTGCCGAGACTGCGGGCATGAACACCCGCATCGGTGCCAAGGCGAAAGAGCTTTACGAAGCGTTCGACGCAGAGGGCAACGGCGCGCGGGATTTCAGCGCGATCATCACCGAATACGACTGATGCGGGGTCGGGGGGCGGCTTAACGCACCACCGGTATCGTGCCATCCCCGACCACGGCGAAAGCGGCCCAGTAAAACGGGTGCGATGTCTGCGCCTCGTCCATCAGACCGAGCTGCGCGCGGCGTAAGGCCTCGCCGGTCGTATCGCCCGGCGCTGCGGAGAATACGCCCGTCACCAGTCGCTGGGTCGCGTTGAAATCGTCTGGCACCGGCCAGTGGCTGGCCATCACCGTGCGTCCGCCAGCGCCCACAAAGGCACGGACAAGACCGTCCAGCGCGAAATCGCCAGCACCGCTGATACCGGCTTCGCGGCTCGCCACCAGACCGCCTTCACTTGCCGTATTGCAGGCCGAAAGGATGACCAGGTCGGCGTCGATCTGCAGGTCGAAGATTTCTGAAAAGCTCAGCAATCCGTCCGAATTCTCACCGCCGAAGCTGGTTAGCAATGCGGGGCGCGGCGGGCATTCCGACGCGGGGGCCGTCACCAGACCGTGCGTGGCGAAATGCAGGATGCGATATTCGTCGAGCTGGTCCATGCCCAGCAGCGCACTGTCATTGAACGCCGCATCGGTTAGCAATCGCGCCTCGGCGCCATTGGCTTGCAAGGCATCTTGCGCAGCACGCAGCTCGGTCGCTGCAATCGGGTCGTTCCAGGCCGACGCGCCCCAGCGGCACCGATCGCTGACCATGCCGAGCGAACCCCTTGCAAGCGCTGGCAACGGCGATGCCCCAAGCGGCTGGTTTTGCCCAAGACCCAGGTAATCGAGCCGAGCGTCCGAAGCTCTCGCCGCGCGCACGTCTCGGAAGGAGCTTGGCGAAACCGATGTGGTGATGGGCATGTCGCGGCCCATCCATGCGGTGCCGCGATAGTCGAATTCGTCCCCTCCATTCGCCATCCGCGCGCCATGGGCGGCCACGCTGGCGTCATCGGTGACGAGGAGATTGACCGGCAACCGCAGCATCGCGCCGTCAGGCTCAAAAACGAGGTGCCGCGCATCGTTCAGATCGCTCGCCACTGGACCGAACAGCTGGGCATGCAGCGTGCGCGCGGTTTGGATCTCGAAGGGATACGTGATGGTCTGGCCGGCCAGGTCGACCGCGATGGAGTCCCGCAGCGTATCGACCATGCTGCCGATTTCATCACTGTCGGCGTCAATGCGGAAGGCGCGAGCCATGTCGGCTTCGGCATAGATGGCGTAGCTCGCCTCATCGAGCATCACCAGCTTGTAATAGGCTTCACCCGGTTGCAGCGTCGCCTGCAGGCTTGCCAGATCCATGCGGCTGTCTTCGACTACGCGGTAGCGCGGATATTCTGCCAATTGCTGCTGCATTTCCAACTGGCGAATTTGCAGAGTGTCCAGCTGCTGGCGCAAGTCTCCGATTTGCGAATCCGGCGCTGCACCCTCGACATTCGCGTCCAGCTCGGCCTGGGCGATGCGGACACGCAGCTGCTCGATCCCGCGCGAGACGTTGAGCGACTGGCGGAATAGCTGCGCTGCCTCGTCACTGCCAGCAGACAGTTCGCGCGCCAGCACCGCCTGCGTCTGCGCAAGGCCGGGGCGTAACATCAGCTGGCTCGCAGCGAACATCTCCTCTGCAACGCCTTGCCCATCGCGCTCTGCAAGCAGCGCAAAATAGGGCGCGAGCAATTGTCGCAGGCTTGCGGCAGGCTTGCTGTCGGCGGATTGGACGAGCGTGCGATAGACGGACAGGGCCTGTTCCTCACGTCCGTTGCGCGCCAGAAAACCGGCATATTGCGCCTGCGCGCTGACGAGTGCGGGTGAGCCGGGATAGAAGGATTCGAGTAGCGCGATGGCCTGCTGGTGGAGCGCTTCTGCGCCGCCGAGATCACCTGCGCGTTCATCGATTTCGGCGATTTCGCCCAGCACTTGCGCGCGCAGCCATAGAACCGTCACCACCCGTCCATCGCGCACGGTGAGCAATTGCTCGCGCGCCTGAACCAGCGCGGCGCGTGCATCCTGCGGGCGGCCCTGTGCCCTCAATGCAGTCGCGCGGATCTGCAGCGCCTGCGCATCGAGCAATTGGGCGTGTTCAAGCTCCGTCAGAGCGCCCGTCGCTCCGCTAATGGCATTGCCGTTTTCCGCGGCGAGGCGCTCTGCCAGTGGTATGGAGAGTTCCATCCGTGACAGCGCATCGAGGTCCGCTGCATCTCCGGGCAGGGGAACGTCGAGCGTCATGATCGCTTCTGCCGGACGTTCGCGATTGAGCGCGTCCAGCGCTTCAAAATTGCGCGCCATGCGGGTGAGGATCGGGTCTTCTCCGATCAACGATCGGATATCGATAAAGAGGAGCGCGGCTTCGAGATAATTGCCCAAATTGCTTTGTTGCAGCGCCGTGTTGAGCAGCGCTTCGGTGGCTTCTTCCCCTTCAAGCCCGTCTGCCGATGCGGAAAAAAACTCGGCGGCCTCTGCATAATTGCCCGCATTGGCGCGGCGATAGGCCTCTTCCAACGCGCTGTCCGGGCCGATGGCTTCGGCCTGCGCGCGGGCAAAAGCGCTGGCATCCGCGGCGAGCGTCAGCGGAATTTCAACGGTGCCCGCAATTTCGCGATCGCTTGCCAGCGTGGCCATGCCGAGCCGCAAGGCGTCCTGATAAATGGATATGCCCTCCGCCACATATGTGTAGCCATTGGCGCTGCCGACAATCAGCAGGCGGTTGAGTTCGTTTCCTTCCTCCCGGCAAGCAAAGGCGCGCGCGCTTTCGATGCCCTGGGGCAGATTTGAAAGCTCGCCCTCCCGGCAGGTCCTGCCATCATCGGAAAGCGCAGAGAGAGCGGCTTCTGGACCGGTTGAAGGGAGCACAGCCAGGCTGCCAACGGCGATGGATGCATCTTGGCAAATTACCGCATAGCGGCGGTAGAACAGGCCATCCTGCGCTGTCGGGGACTGGATCTGCATTTCGCACAATCCGTCCGATCCGATAGGCACGCTGTCGCGCAGCGATACCGGCACTTCCTGCGCGCTGGCCGGAAGGGCGAGGACGAGTCCGGCGAGACCCGCAAGCGCGAGCATCAGCCGCCCTGTGAGAGACCGTGACTGCTGCGCCATCATTCGTCTCCCTCATCATCGTCAGCCGATCCGCTGAGCGCGTGAAGCGCGCTGTCCGAACCGCTTGTCACGGGTTCGCGCACCAGTTCGTCTTCGCTGATGAGCGGGGCATCCATCAGGCCCGGGAAGTCAAAGCCGAACCCGAAATCGAACGCCGTTCCTTCATCGATGACGAACTTGGGTGCGAGTGGTTGTTCGATCAGGATCTGGTTGGGAACCGGAACCTCGATCTCCTCTTCCACCGGGTCTTCCGGACAGGTCGAGGTGACGATGATGCAATTGTTGAACGTGGCATCGGGCGTGTAGGTGCCCACTCGATCGGTCGCGAATTCGACCACGAAGAAGAAATCATTATTGGTCAGCTGGCCGGTACCATCGTCCTGCGTACCAAAGGCGATTACTCGAAGCTGGCCGGGGAAGGCGGACGCTTGGGTGATCAGTAACCCGCCAGGACCAACTTCGATGCCGCCATAGATGCCGTTTGCTCCGGTGTTCTGCCCGTAAACAAGGCCAAGCGCGTTGATCTCGACACGGTCGGCCGAGATATAGCTCGATGCCTCGGCAGCGCCGCCATCATCGAGCAGCGCTTCTACCACCGCAGCGCTCGCGGGATCAGCGAGGATGTCGGCGATCAGATCGGCATCTGCGGCGATGAAATCGGTGGCGGAAATCTGCAGCGTGCCGGCCAGCGCGGACCCGCTATCGAGGCGGATGCTGCCTGTCGGCAGGGTCAGGAACAAAGTCCCTTCCGCCCCAATGGAAAGCGTGTCTCCGGACCCTGTCGAGGTGTAATTGAACGCGCCGAAAATATCGAGCGATCCGTCCACGAAGAGGTCGATGCTTGCAAAGCGCTGATCGCCGCTGCCAAGCAGGGTCAGATCATCGATCACCGCATCGACATCGGTGCCGCCGACATTGGGCAAGAAAATCGAAAGGCTGGTCGCATCTATCGCGGCCGCCTCGTCCGCTAGCAGCGAATAGCCGCTGCCAGCGCTGGTGCCACCAAGCACGGCCTGCGCGTCGACATTGGTCGAAGTCAGCGCAACTGCATCGCCGCCGAACAGAGTATCGGCGCCGACTTCGATGTCATGGGATGTAAGAAGGGTGTTCAGCGCGGCGATATTGCGCGCTGCGCCGTCATCGCCATCCAGTGTGATCGTCCCGCCTGCGGTGACATCGAAAGTGGCGGTCAGGTTCGCGCTGTCCGGCCCGCCGATGATCGTGCCGCCGGTGAGATATTGCAGCAGGATATCGCCCGTCACATCTGCGGAGAGCGTATCGAGCACATTGAGCGCGCCGCCATCGGCGAGGATCTGAGCCTGCGGGCCGGGATCGCTGCCTAGCGCCGAAATCGTCAGCGTGTCTGCGGTGACGCTGCCAGTGTTGCGGAACAGCGCAAGTCCCGGCGTCCCGGTTCCTACGCCAAGCGCATCTGTGTCGAGCAGGATATCGCCGATAGTGATCGGCCCCAGATCATTGTCGAACTCTGCCGAGCCGGAATTGGCAATTGCTCCCGCGCCCGCTTCGGCATTGGATATCAGCGAGAGAACGACGAGGTCGACCTGGCTCGTGCTGCCGAGGCTGAAGAACCGGGCGAGGGCGGAAGTTGCATCGCCATTTGCCGCCGTGCCCGTTCCGCCCAGCGCGCTCGATCGCACGGTGACGTTGCCGCCGGAAAGCGTGCTGTCGCCATTGGATAGCAGCGCGTCTCCGCTGGTAGCACTGCCGCCGTCCACCCCGTCACCGCCAACTGCTTCCGAAGCAAGCAGCGTATTCGTGCCAAGGTCGATATCGGAGAAGCCTGCCTGCAAGGTCACTGCCCCACCGCTTGCGTTACCGCCTGTCCCGGTCGCGGTGCTGCCGCCAGTTGCCGTGCTTACCGCGTCGATCGCGATGTCGAGAGTGCTGCCGGTGAGGGCCGTAATCAGGATTTCGCCGGTTTCGGCTGCGCCGCCATCCACTGTATTTGCCCCCACGGCGTTGCCGCCGTTGGCGATGCCGGTCAGCGTGATCGAGGTGCCTGTGAGCGTGCCGTTGGCAATGTCGATATCGATCAAGCCGCTCGATGCAGATCCACCCTCTCCCCCGGTCACCGAACTGTCTCCGCCGGAACCCGCGCTCACCAATTGTGCCGCCGCGCCGGTCAGGTCGACCACCCCGCCGCGAAGGATGGCCAGTCCGACATCACCGCCATCGCCGATGCCACCAATCCCGCTGCCACCATTGGTCAAACCGCCGACGCCTAGCGATTGGAGCGATAGCTGGCCGGTAAGTGTCAGGCTGCTTGGCGCATCCGCTACGGCGATACCGGAGAAACCGCCGCTTGCATTGCCGCCGACAGCTGACGCGCCGCCGTCTCCCGCAAGCGCATTGCTGTTCGCCAGCAGGCTGGTGAGGCTCGCGCTACCGCCGTTGACGATGTCCAGCGTGGCGCTGCCTCCGCTCGCCGATCCTGCGGTGAAACCGGCACCCGCGACGTTCCCACCCTGGGCCGGTGCAATCAGGCTCACTCCTGCACTTGGTCCATCAAGTGTGCCGCCATCGATGGTGATCGCCGCCGATCCGCCAGAGGCTGAGCTTCCATCGCCGCCGTTGGCAGTGGATACCGAACCATTGGCAGTGGCGGCCATTGTCAGGCTGTTGGCCAGGGTGAGAGTCGAGCCGGTGCCTATGAGAAGGCTGGTTTCTCCGCCGATGACATCGCCGCCAGCGCCGCCCGTCGCATTAGCACCGAGGCCGATGGCGTCGCTCGAAATCGTCGATGCGCTCCAGCTACCGCCATTGAGCAGGTTGATTGTAGTCGAACCGCCAGCTGCATCGCCGCTATTCGCGCCGCTTCCAGCCTGCGCATTGGCAGAGAGCGAAGTCGCGCCGGTATTGATGAGATCGCCGCCATCGAGCAAGATATTCGCACCGCCGCCGAGCGCATTGCCGCCATCGCCCGAGCCGCTGGAGGATCCGGCGACGGCATTTGTGCTGATCGACAAGCTCCCGCCGGCATCGAGCGATCCATTGGTCACCGACAATCCCGCCGATCCCCCCACCGCATCGCCGCCGCTTTCCCCTGCACCAGCGTTCCCCAACAGGTCCATCGTAATGCCTGTCGCGACCGTCATGTCCCCGTCCGTCACCGTGATGCTGGCGCTGCCTCCTGTCGCATTGCCCGCCGCCGCACCGCCGGCCGTCGTCGATGTCTGGGCAGAGGCATCGCCAGTCAGGCTGCCGCCGATATCGACCGCCGAGAAATCGATCGACTGCACATCTATCGTACCACCAAAGGCCGAGCGATCGACGCCCAATCCGATAGTTGAGGAGGTGATCAGTGCGCTCGCATCAAGTGTCACGTCACCCGCAATCGAGACCGATCCGCCGCCCACACCCGTGCCGATGGAGATGCCTCCTCCGGTCGCGTCTCCAGCCACAGGTGCCACTGAAGAGACAAGCTCTGGCGCGGTCGCACTGGCGTCTACAGAAAGCGTGCCAAGCGTGCTCAGCGATCCGCCCTGCGTGGCGAGGAACTGCACTTGTCCGCCCTGCATCGCGCCATTGCCATCGAAGGTACCAAAGGTTTGATCTGTGCGGGCATAGGATTCCATCCGCACATTGCCGCGCAGGTCGATCGTTCCGCCTTCTGACAGGATTTGCGCCTGTCCGCCGGTACCCGAACCGATGTTGTTGAAGATGAAATCGAGCCCCGGAACGGCGCTTGCCGCAACCATGGTTTCGCCCAGCACAGTCAGCAACGCGTCACTAGCCACGCGAATTGATGCGAGGCCGCCGGTCGCGTCTTCCTGGCCAGTCGCTTGGGTGTTCAGTCCGAAATTTCGCGCCGAGACAAACAGGTCGCCGTCCACCAATACTTGCGGGCCGCTGCCGACATCGATGACGGCCTGCTCCCGCCCGACAAGCGACAGATCGCCAGCAAAGGTGGACGTTGCCGTGGTAGCATCGAGGTTCGTCTGATGCGTTGAAATGGCGAGCAGATTGCTGGTGGCGACGATGCCGCTCAGCAGAATATCGCCGCGCTCGCCGGGCACCTGGCTGCGCCCGTCGAAGAAAGAATCGGCCCCTTGCCGACTGTCATCGCCATCCACAGTGCGACCGCTGACATTATAATTGGCGGACAGGATAACGTCGCCGTTCACAATGGTGGCGCTGGCGGCGGGCTGGAAACCCAAATTGCCGCTGAACAGCATGGAAACGGGACCGCCGCTAAAGGCAGAGGCCTGAGTGACGCCGTAAATCACATGCTCGTCACCCGCGCCCGTGCTCGACGGTCCGCCTGATGAACCGGTGTGTGTGATCGTCTGCCCGCCAGCCGTCACACCTTGGGTAATGATGATGTCGAACAGGCCAGAGGAATGGTTGAGGAATACTGCCTCGGACGCGACATAGGCAATCGAACCATTATAAAAGGCGCTTCCCGCCATGCTGATCTGCGGCGACGCAACGATCAGGAAGCTGTCCTCCGGCCCGCCAGTGCCGGGCGCTCCTGTCAGAACCGCGCCTGCCTGGATGTCGATGGCCCCTGATGCGCCACTCATAAAAAGTGATCCGGTGCCATTGGCGAAACCGCTGATGGTAGTGATGTCGACCGCCTGCGTGGTCAGCATCAATTGCGGAACTTCGAATCGTCCGGTCGGCCCGACAATGATGCCGGTGGGCGAATAGAAAGCGACGAAACCGCCCGGTGTGGTGACGCCGAAAGGATCGGTCAGAAAAGACTGCACCAGGCCTTCGAAAAGCGCAGGGGCGTTATCCGGCCCGGGAATAATCCGGTTGAGCACAGCAAAATTGAAGTTGTTGGCGCCGTTCTGGAAAATCGCGGTGTTACCCGCCGGTAGGAAGGTTTCGGTGGTCAACAGCGACGGATCGA is drawn from Aurantiacibacter sp. MUD61 and contains these coding sequences:
- a CDS encoding beta strand repeat-containing protein, with the protein product MTNIMTKPSMIRSRLLHSCAGAAMLAGLAFGATEASAQGIQATPAVVQGSAQIDESVMGTTRITVDTLDTVIDWRADFDPSLLTTETFLPAGNTAIFQNGANNFNFAVLNRIIPGPDNAPALFEGLVQSFLTDPFGVTTPGGFVAFYSPTGIIVGPTGRFEVPQLMLTTQAVDITTISGFANGTGSLFMSGASGAIDIQAGAVLTGAPGTGGPEDSFLIVASPQISMAGSAFYNGSIAYVASEAVFLNHSSGLFDIIITQGVTAGGQTITHTGSSGGPSSTGAGDEHVIYGVTQASAFSGGPVSMLFSGNLGFQPAASATIVNGDVILSANYNVSGRTVDGDDSRQGADSFFDGRSQVPGERGDILLSGIVATSNLLAISTHQTNLDATTATSTFAGDLSLVGREQAVIDVGSGPQVLVDGDLFVSARNFGLNTQATGQEDATGGLASIRVASDALLTVLGETMVAASAVPGLDFIFNNIGSGTGGQAQILSEGGTIDLRGNVRMESYARTDQTFGTFDGNGAMQGGQVQFLATQGGSLSTLGTLSVDASATAPELVSSVAPVAGDATGGGISIGTGVGGGSVSIAGDVTLDASALITSSTIGLGVDRSAFGGTIDVQSIDFSAVDIGGSLTGDASAQTSTTAGGAAAGNATGGSASITVTDGDMTVATGITMDLLGNAGAGESGGDAVGGSAGLSVTNGSLDAGGSLSISTNAVAGSSSGSGDGGNALGGGANILLDGGDLINTGATSLSANAQAGSGANSGDAAGGSTTINLLNGGSWSASTISSDAIGLGANATGGAGGDVIGGETSLLIGTGSTLTLANSLTMAATANGSVSTANGGDGSSASGGSAAITIDGGTLDGPSAGVSLIAPAQGGNVAGAGFTAGSASGGSATLDIVNGGSASLTSLLANSNALAGDGGASAVGGNASGGFSGIAVADAPSSLTLTGQLSLQSLGVGGLTNGGSGIGGIGDGGDVGLAILRGGVVDLTGAAAQLVSAGSGGDSSVTGGEGGSASSGLIDIDIANGTLTGTSITLTGIANGGNAVGANTVDGGAAETGEILITALTGSTLDIAIDAVSTATGGSTATGTGGNASGGAVTLQAGFSDIDLGTNTLLASEAVGGDGVDGGSATSGDALLSNGDSTLSGGNVTVRSSALGGTGTAANGDATSALARFFSLGSTSQVDLVVLSLISNAEAGAGAIANSGSAEFDNDLGPITIGDILLDTDALGVGTGTPGLALFRNTGSVTADTLTISALGSDPGPQAQILADGGALNVLDTLSADVTGDILLQYLTGGTIIGGPDSANLTATFDVTAGGTITLDGDDGAARNIAALNTLLTSHDIEVGADTLFGGDAVALTSTNVDAQAVLGGTSAGSGYSLLADEAAAIDATSLSIFLPNVGGTDVDAVIDDLTLLGSGDQRFASIDLFVDGSLDIFGAFNYTSTGSGDTLSIGAEGTLFLTLPTGSIRLDSGSALAGTLQISATDFIAADADLIADILADPASAAVVEALLDDGGAAEASSYISADRVEINALGLVYGQNTGANGIYGGIEVGPGGLLITQASAFPGQLRVIAFGTQDDGTGQLTNNDFFFVVEFATDRVGTYTPDATFNNCIIVTSTCPEDPVEEEIEVPVPNQILIEQPLAPKFVIDEGTAFDFGFGFDFPGLMDAPLISEDELVREPVTSGSDSALHALSGSADDDEGDE